One window of the Pieris brassicae chromosome 4, ilPieBrab1.1, whole genome shotgun sequence genome contains the following:
- the LOC123709052 gene encoding uncharacterized protein LOC123709052, giving the protein MPFKRNWDASCPRVWNKWEADGQEWVVQDLDPKDDEEALDILVAHLCTDEILCSLSKITEDAESVEGIRKFWALCIAQRMCPALYTWVDGKKTLVALNVCAVMSSGDTFPDVEIKGEKWKNVYEGLVFLETKRDPHKYLELDLLLHAFGLVVKRDYRGHRLGAKLLAAREPLSKAHGIKGTTTVFTVQASQKLAARCGFETICEASWKDLADSGLDYPPETNKYIKLMVKRYD; this is encoded by the exons ATGccttttaaaagaaattgggACGCATCGTGTCCTCGAGTTTGGAATAAATGGGAGGCTGACGGCCAGGAGTGGGTTGTCCAGGACTTGGACCCGAAAGACGATGAAGAGGCACTTGACATTTTAGTGGCACATCTTTGTACTGATGAAATTCTTTGCTCCTTAAGCA AAATTACGGAAGATGCAGAAAGTGTCGAGGGTATAAGGAAGTTCTGGGCGCTTTGTATAGCGCAGAGGATGTGTCCTGCGCTCTACACCTGGGTAGATGGTAAAAAGACCCTGGTAGCTTTAAACGTGTGCGCCGTCATGTCTTCTGGTGATACTTTTCCAGATGTTGAG aTCAAAGGTGAAAAATGGAAGAACGTCTATGAAGGGCTAGTGTTCTTGGAAACCAAGCGAGATCCACACAAATACTTGGAACTGGACTTACTGTTACATGCGTTTGGGCTTGTCGTAAAGAGAGACTACAGAGGGCACAGGCTTGGTGCCAAATTGTTGGCTGCTAG AGAGCCACTATCAAAAGCACATGGGATCAAAGGTACTACGACGGTATTTACGGTTCAAGCATCACAGAAATTGGCGGCTAGATGTGGCTTCGAAACTATTTGCGAAGCATCCTGGAAGGACCTGGCTGATTCAGGATTAGACTATCCTCctgaaactaataaatatattaaacttatgGTTAAGCGATATGATTAA
- the LOC123709050 gene encoding DNA topoisomerase 2-binding protein 1-B isoform X2, with protein sequence MNNVLTRKMSEDIIVTFIIPKDLKSENDCSEEMKLAFTACEQHSGGGIHAQFVHESKWKKFEGLTKKDVFVLSEFSGELFERLRATKCLLVGPRCLSCCLTEGTPIPSGPDPVYTIAMRGLVVTASGLSKPQKDNIKKKVQWMGGIYSTVLTEETTHLVSDTVLSDKYIKSVEKGIPVMSESWVDAVWESSLQLNVNGSSRDFDFHRLPPFTNLQVTTSGITKNEKKLIMKLVNENGGNYSGPFQSESTDVVVLTKDGVGSEKYKAALEYGKACVLPSWVIDSAERGVALPLHKYKVTGASTSSPLAEHRLPDMSLNFSRITNLRPPMNFVDESRAADVTTLSGRFKLSQETRKGDISVDKEILEAYEKFDLNKIKKAGPIFDGFCIWLVGLEGICRERATACVSRCGGVRYDCPHERVTHVVAGTKIAGTAALASLPNVPVLTAMWLLACVDAGRALDEAEYVMNIKMATPKKSKKVPIEPASPMSKRNLQLLHEPLNLPPPEPEPEPDMQDDLVNHYLSQNVLEPRERTPEPVRDDPVPEITDDMVDEPTEEIEQIFSGLKIEVQGLEEEAISELGAEISAAGGLLVARGGGGQGTYRLVPLDWECEDQGVEYVTVFWIKDCLSQQELLPLQYYHRPVTVPESDGEPLNGVVACLSTYSGIERAFLDELAKLLGATTQLRFCRRNTANAQASTHLICPTPSGDKYLGALKWGLPAVTAEWLLACLEKGKRVSEKPYLIGDTKAPPTPEKLEPDETKIDIQKSLQKERDKDNDMLPPLENNVPRRSIQKDETPKAKSGDGDDMSPASRYIAMARQGLLGGDSQETPKRPNDSLDLDKQECAVRTPPLDDALSTPILANFSPTTRRRLQAVKRGEMPSDPVRTPVDNFSKNIATPDSGFGAALRPGSGRLSPENRKRLWKIVNDLPSKQNTPDRQQTPLSEIRNRFLAQFNGNSNTPTAEQSVPTARKLHLQDDVETPPSKMVKLHHNQSPSASSMDSNDSKNSIPGVDAQLQRLSAALSSRLSSQRSKRTRDSVSLAIPGPEVETGPESQPNTVGWDDTTPHRAPTEEIKRFMLSSNVDNREEITEMIIHLGGEVCEGAELDPRATHLLCSLPGRSEKMLCSVAGGKWVLHPAYIDRSRAAGKFLSEEEFEWGNPIALALPTLSGAEASLARAAFKWRSALGKGSPGPFQGVVALLHVPAARKRLLGRLLEAGGGMAPDVEPPYTDENVTACFADIKRYPLSDRDARWLISKRIPVCAPVLLSAYLTDETLPDPKEHCLPEFRPN encoded by the exons GCAACTAAATGCCT gTTAGTTGGCCCTCGGTGTTTATCATGTTGCCTTACAGAAGGTACTCCAATACCATCTGGGCCAGATCCTGTTTACACTATAGCTATGAGAGGTCTTGTTGTTACAGCTAGTGGATTATCAAAGCCACAGaag GATAATATTAAGAAGAAAGTCCAATGGATGGGAGGTATCTACAGTACTGTGCTAACAGAAGAGACAACACACCTTGTCTCCGATACTGTGCTCTCGgacaaatatatt aaatctgtTGAAAAAGGAATACCGGTAATGAGTGAATCTTGGGTTGATGCTGTGTGGGAATCGTCACTGCAGCTCAATGTCAATGGATCTTCAAGAGATTTTGATTTCCACCGCCTGCCGCCGTTTACAAATCTACAA GTGACCACCTCAGGGATAACAAAAAATGAGAagaagttgataatgaagttaGTTAATGAGAATGGTGGTAATTATTCTGGTCCATTCCAAAGTGAGAGTACAGATGTAGTGGTTCTTACCAA gGATGGAGTAGGCAGCGAAAAATACAAGGCAGCGTTAGAATATGGAAAAGCGTGCGTTCTACCATCCTGGGTTATTGATTCCGCGGAACGTGGTGTGGCATTACCCCTACATAAGTATAAAGTGACTGGGGCTTCAACATCTTCGCCTTTGGCTGAACATCGCTTGCCTGATATga gtttaaacTTTTCTCGTATAACAAACTTGAGACCGCCGATGAATTTTGTTGACGAATCTAGAGCGGCGGATGTTACCACATTGTCTGGAAGATTTAAG ttaTCACAAGAAACAAGAAAAGGCGATATTTCTGTGGACAAAGAGATCTTGGAAGCTTATGAGAAAtttgatttgaataaaatcaaGAAGGCTGGTCCAATATTTGATGGAttttgt ataTGGCTAGTAGGCCTGGAAGGCATTTGTCGTGAACGTGCAACTGCGTGCGTGTCACGTTGCGGTGGCGTACGATACGACTGTCCGCACGAGAGAGTTACGCACGTAGTGGCCGGTACGAAGATAGCTGGTACCGCGGCTTTGGCTTCATTGCCCAATGTGCCTGTGTTAACTGCGATGTGGTTATTGGCCTGTGTTGACGCTGGAAGGGCGCTTGATGAGGCCgag TatgtaatgaatataaaaatggcCACGCCCAAAAAGTCAAAGAAAGTGCCAATAGAACCAGCATCGCCGATGAGTAAACGCAACTTGCAGTTATTACATGAGCCTTTAAATCTACCGCCGCCTGAACCAGAACCGGAACCGGATATGCAAGATGACCttgttaatcattatttaagcc aAAATGTACTGGAGCCAAGAGAAAGAACGCCGGAGCCAGTAAGAGATGATCCTGTACCTGAAATTACTGACGATATGGTAGATGAACCTACTGAAGAGATTGAACAAATATTTAGTG gtTTGAAAATCGAAGTTCAGGGCTTAGAAGAGGAGGCGATAAGTGAGTTAGGAGCGGAGATTTCAGCAGCTGGGGGGTTGTTAGTGGCCAGGGGCGGAGGGGGTCAAGGTACTTATCGCCTTGTGCCCCTGGACTGGGAATGTGAGGACCAAGGGGTTGAATATGTCACTGTCTTTTGGATT AAAGATTGTTTAAGCCAACAAGAATTACTTCCATTGCAATACTACCATCGTCCTGTGACGGTACCCGAGTCTGATGGTGAACCACTAAATGGGGTTGTGGCCTGTCTAAGTACATATAGTGGAATTGAGAGGGCATTTTTGGATGAATTGGCCAAGCTACTTGGCGCTAC AACCCAGCTTCGTTTCTGCCGACGTAACACGGCGAATGCCCAAGCGTCAACCCATCTTATATGTCCCACCCCAAGTGGGGATAAATACTTAGGGGCATTAAAGTGGGGCCTTCCCGCAGTTACCGCTGAGTGGCTCTTAGCTTGTCTTGAGAAAGGGAAGAGAGTCAGCGAAAAACCTTATCTCATCGGAGATACTAAGG CGCCACCTACACCTGAAAAACTGGAACCAGACGAGACCAAGatagatatacaaaaatcGCTGCAGAAGGAAAGAGACAAAGATAATGACATGCTTCCTCCTCTTGAAAATAATGTTCCGAGGCGCTCAATACAAAAAGACGAAACACCTAAAGCTAAATCCGGTG atgGCGATGACATGTCACCCGCGTCAAGATACATCGCGATGGCTCGACAGGGCTTACTCGGGGGTGACTCACAGGAGACCCCAAAGAGACCGAATGACTCGCTAGACTTGGACAAACaag AATGTGCCGTCCGAACTCCGCCGCTAGACGACGCGCTTTCCACTCCAATTCTTGCTAACTTCAGTCCTACCACACGACGTCGACTGCAAGCTGTAAAGAGAGGGGAGATGCCTTCCGACCCAGTTAGGACACCCGTTGATAACT tttCTAAAAACATAGCAACACCAGATAGTGGGTTCGGAGCTGCTTTGAGACCTGGTTCTGGTCGACTTTCCCCCGAAAATAGGAAGCGATTATGGAAAATCGTTAACGACCTGCCATCTAAACAAAACACACCTGATAGACAGCAAACG CCATTATCTGAGATCAGAAATCGTTTCCTGGCGCAATTCAATGGTAACTCAAATACGCCTACCGCCGAGCAAAGTGTACCCACAGCGAGGAAGTTACATTTGCAA GATGACGTGGAGACGCCGCCTTCTAAAATGGTCAAATTACATCATAAtcag AGTCCCAGTGCATCTAGTATGGATTCCAATGATAGCAAAAATAGTATACCGGGAGTCGATGCCCAGTTGCAAAGACTCAGTGCTGCCCTAAGTTCGAGGCTTAGTTCACAGCGGTCCAAAAGAACTAGGGATTCTGTAAGCCTCGCTATACCTG GTCCAGAAGTGGAAACGGGACCAGAATCTCAGCCGAATACAGTGGGATGGGACGACACCACGCCCCACCGCGCCCCAACTGAAGAGATCAAACGGTTTATGTTGTCTTCTAATGTCGAT AATCGAGAGGAAATAACGGAAATGATAATCCACCTGGGAGGAGAGGTCTGTGAGGGAGCTGAGTTGGACCCTCGCGCGACGCATCTCCTTTGTTCTCTGCCCGGACGGAGTGAGAAGATGCTGTGCTCTGTGGCCGGTGGTAAATGGGTGCTGCATCCGGCTTATATAGACAGGAGTAGGGCTGCTGGAAAGTTTCTTTCG GAAGAAGAATTCGAATGGGGCAATCCTATCGCCCTCGCACTCCCAACTCTTTCTGGAGCAGAGGCAAGCCTCGCCCGTGCTGCTTTTAAATGGCGGAGTGCGCTTGGCAAGGGTTCGCCTGGGCCCTTCCAGGGTGTTGTGGCCTTGTTACATGTACCAGCTGCTAGGAAACGATTGCTGGGCAGGTTACTGGAAGCTGGAGGTGGAATGGCGCCAGATGTTGA ACCACCATACACAGATGAAAATGTGACAGCGTGCTTTGCGGATATAAAAAGATATCCGCTTTCCGATCGAGACGCGAGGTGGCTCATTTCTAAACGTATTCCTGTGTGTGCCCCTGTACTTCTGAGTGCGTACCTCACCGACGAGACACTGCCTGATCCTAAAGAACACTGTCTTCCCGAATTTAGACCTaattag
- the LOC123709050 gene encoding DNA topoisomerase 2-binding protein 1-B isoform X1 — MNNVLTRKMSEDIIVTFIIPKDLKSENDCSEEMKLAFTACEQHSGGGIHAQFVHESKWKKFEGLTKKDVFVLSEFSGELFERLRATKCLLVGPRCLSCCLTEGTPIPSGPDPVYTIAMRGLVVTASGLSKPQKDNIKKKVQWMGGIYSTVLTEETTHLVSDTVLSDKYIKSVEKGIPVMSESWVDAVWESSLQLNVNGSSRDFDFHRLPPFTNLQVTTSGITKNEKKLIMKLVNENGGNYSGPFQSESTDVVVLTKDGVGSEKYKAALEYGKACVLPSWVIDSAERGVALPLHKYKVTGASTSSPLAEHRLPDMSLNFSRITNLRPPMNFVDESRAADVTTLSGRFKLSQETRKGDISVDKEILEAYEKFDLNKIKKAGPIFDGFCIWLVGLEGICRERATACVSRCGGVRYDCPHERVTHVVAGTKIAGTAALASLPNVPVLTAMWLLACVDAGRALDEAEYVMNIKMATPKKSKKVPIEPASPMSKRNLQLLHEPLNLPPPEPEPEPDMQDDLVNHYLSQNVLEPRERTPEPVRDDPVPEITDDMVDEPTEEIEQIFSGLKIEVQGLEEEAISELGAEISAAGGLLVARGGGGQGTYRLVPLDWECEDQGVEYVTVFWIKDCLSQQELLPLQYYHRPVTVPESDGEPLNGVVACLSTYSGIERAFLDELAKLLGATTQLRFCRRNTANAQASTHLICPTPSGDKYLGALKWGLPAVTAEWLLACLEKGKRVSEKPYLIGDTKAPPTPEKLEPDETKIDIQKSLQKERDKDNDMLPPLENNVPRRSIQKDETPKAKSGDGDDMSPASRYIAMARQGLLGGDSQETPKRPNDSLDLDKQEECAVRTPPLDDALSTPILANFSPTTRRRLQAVKRGEMPSDPVRTPVDNFSKNIATPDSGFGAALRPGSGRLSPENRKRLWKIVNDLPSKQNTPDRQQTPLSEIRNRFLAQFNGNSNTPTAEQSVPTARKLHLQDDVETPPSKMVKLHHNQSPSASSMDSNDSKNSIPGVDAQLQRLSAALSSRLSSQRSKRTRDSVSLAIPGPEVETGPESQPNTVGWDDTTPHRAPTEEIKRFMLSSNVDNREEITEMIIHLGGEVCEGAELDPRATHLLCSLPGRSEKMLCSVAGGKWVLHPAYIDRSRAAGKFLSEEEFEWGNPIALALPTLSGAEASLARAAFKWRSALGKGSPGPFQGVVALLHVPAARKRLLGRLLEAGGGMAPDVEPPYTDENVTACFADIKRYPLSDRDARWLISKRIPVCAPVLLSAYLTDETLPDPKEHCLPEFRPN; from the exons GCAACTAAATGCCT gTTAGTTGGCCCTCGGTGTTTATCATGTTGCCTTACAGAAGGTACTCCAATACCATCTGGGCCAGATCCTGTTTACACTATAGCTATGAGAGGTCTTGTTGTTACAGCTAGTGGATTATCAAAGCCACAGaag GATAATATTAAGAAGAAAGTCCAATGGATGGGAGGTATCTACAGTACTGTGCTAACAGAAGAGACAACACACCTTGTCTCCGATACTGTGCTCTCGgacaaatatatt aaatctgtTGAAAAAGGAATACCGGTAATGAGTGAATCTTGGGTTGATGCTGTGTGGGAATCGTCACTGCAGCTCAATGTCAATGGATCTTCAAGAGATTTTGATTTCCACCGCCTGCCGCCGTTTACAAATCTACAA GTGACCACCTCAGGGATAACAAAAAATGAGAagaagttgataatgaagttaGTTAATGAGAATGGTGGTAATTATTCTGGTCCATTCCAAAGTGAGAGTACAGATGTAGTGGTTCTTACCAA gGATGGAGTAGGCAGCGAAAAATACAAGGCAGCGTTAGAATATGGAAAAGCGTGCGTTCTACCATCCTGGGTTATTGATTCCGCGGAACGTGGTGTGGCATTACCCCTACATAAGTATAAAGTGACTGGGGCTTCAACATCTTCGCCTTTGGCTGAACATCGCTTGCCTGATATga gtttaaacTTTTCTCGTATAACAAACTTGAGACCGCCGATGAATTTTGTTGACGAATCTAGAGCGGCGGATGTTACCACATTGTCTGGAAGATTTAAG ttaTCACAAGAAACAAGAAAAGGCGATATTTCTGTGGACAAAGAGATCTTGGAAGCTTATGAGAAAtttgatttgaataaaatcaaGAAGGCTGGTCCAATATTTGATGGAttttgt ataTGGCTAGTAGGCCTGGAAGGCATTTGTCGTGAACGTGCAACTGCGTGCGTGTCACGTTGCGGTGGCGTACGATACGACTGTCCGCACGAGAGAGTTACGCACGTAGTGGCCGGTACGAAGATAGCTGGTACCGCGGCTTTGGCTTCATTGCCCAATGTGCCTGTGTTAACTGCGATGTGGTTATTGGCCTGTGTTGACGCTGGAAGGGCGCTTGATGAGGCCgag TatgtaatgaatataaaaatggcCACGCCCAAAAAGTCAAAGAAAGTGCCAATAGAACCAGCATCGCCGATGAGTAAACGCAACTTGCAGTTATTACATGAGCCTTTAAATCTACCGCCGCCTGAACCAGAACCGGAACCGGATATGCAAGATGACCttgttaatcattatttaagcc aAAATGTACTGGAGCCAAGAGAAAGAACGCCGGAGCCAGTAAGAGATGATCCTGTACCTGAAATTACTGACGATATGGTAGATGAACCTACTGAAGAGATTGAACAAATATTTAGTG gtTTGAAAATCGAAGTTCAGGGCTTAGAAGAGGAGGCGATAAGTGAGTTAGGAGCGGAGATTTCAGCAGCTGGGGGGTTGTTAGTGGCCAGGGGCGGAGGGGGTCAAGGTACTTATCGCCTTGTGCCCCTGGACTGGGAATGTGAGGACCAAGGGGTTGAATATGTCACTGTCTTTTGGATT AAAGATTGTTTAAGCCAACAAGAATTACTTCCATTGCAATACTACCATCGTCCTGTGACGGTACCCGAGTCTGATGGTGAACCACTAAATGGGGTTGTGGCCTGTCTAAGTACATATAGTGGAATTGAGAGGGCATTTTTGGATGAATTGGCCAAGCTACTTGGCGCTAC AACCCAGCTTCGTTTCTGCCGACGTAACACGGCGAATGCCCAAGCGTCAACCCATCTTATATGTCCCACCCCAAGTGGGGATAAATACTTAGGGGCATTAAAGTGGGGCCTTCCCGCAGTTACCGCTGAGTGGCTCTTAGCTTGTCTTGAGAAAGGGAAGAGAGTCAGCGAAAAACCTTATCTCATCGGAGATACTAAGG CGCCACCTACACCTGAAAAACTGGAACCAGACGAGACCAAGatagatatacaaaaatcGCTGCAGAAGGAAAGAGACAAAGATAATGACATGCTTCCTCCTCTTGAAAATAATGTTCCGAGGCGCTCAATACAAAAAGACGAAACACCTAAAGCTAAATCCGGTG atgGCGATGACATGTCACCCGCGTCAAGATACATCGCGATGGCTCGACAGGGCTTACTCGGGGGTGACTCACAGGAGACCCCAAAGAGACCGAATGACTCGCTAGACTTGGACAAACaag aaGAATGTGCCGTCCGAACTCCGCCGCTAGACGACGCGCTTTCCACTCCAATTCTTGCTAACTTCAGTCCTACCACACGACGTCGACTGCAAGCTGTAAAGAGAGGGGAGATGCCTTCCGACCCAGTTAGGACACCCGTTGATAACT tttCTAAAAACATAGCAACACCAGATAGTGGGTTCGGAGCTGCTTTGAGACCTGGTTCTGGTCGACTTTCCCCCGAAAATAGGAAGCGATTATGGAAAATCGTTAACGACCTGCCATCTAAACAAAACACACCTGATAGACAGCAAACG CCATTATCTGAGATCAGAAATCGTTTCCTGGCGCAATTCAATGGTAACTCAAATACGCCTACCGCCGAGCAAAGTGTACCCACAGCGAGGAAGTTACATTTGCAA GATGACGTGGAGACGCCGCCTTCTAAAATGGTCAAATTACATCATAAtcag AGTCCCAGTGCATCTAGTATGGATTCCAATGATAGCAAAAATAGTATACCGGGAGTCGATGCCCAGTTGCAAAGACTCAGTGCTGCCCTAAGTTCGAGGCTTAGTTCACAGCGGTCCAAAAGAACTAGGGATTCTGTAAGCCTCGCTATACCTG GTCCAGAAGTGGAAACGGGACCAGAATCTCAGCCGAATACAGTGGGATGGGACGACACCACGCCCCACCGCGCCCCAACTGAAGAGATCAAACGGTTTATGTTGTCTTCTAATGTCGAT AATCGAGAGGAAATAACGGAAATGATAATCCACCTGGGAGGAGAGGTCTGTGAGGGAGCTGAGTTGGACCCTCGCGCGACGCATCTCCTTTGTTCTCTGCCCGGACGGAGTGAGAAGATGCTGTGCTCTGTGGCCGGTGGTAAATGGGTGCTGCATCCGGCTTATATAGACAGGAGTAGGGCTGCTGGAAAGTTTCTTTCG GAAGAAGAATTCGAATGGGGCAATCCTATCGCCCTCGCACTCCCAACTCTTTCTGGAGCAGAGGCAAGCCTCGCCCGTGCTGCTTTTAAATGGCGGAGTGCGCTTGGCAAGGGTTCGCCTGGGCCCTTCCAGGGTGTTGTGGCCTTGTTACATGTACCAGCTGCTAGGAAACGATTGCTGGGCAGGTTACTGGAAGCTGGAGGTGGAATGGCGCCAGATGTTGA ACCACCATACACAGATGAAAATGTGACAGCGTGCTTTGCGGATATAAAAAGATATCCGCTTTCCGATCGAGACGCGAGGTGGCTCATTTCTAAACGTATTCCTGTGTGTGCCCCTGTACTTCTGAGTGCGTACCTCACCGACGAGACACTGCCTGATCCTAAAGAACACTGTCTTCCCGAATTTAGACCTaattag